A stretch of Halomonas elongata DSM 2581 DNA encodes these proteins:
- the hflD gene encoding high frequency lysogenization protein HflD, with translation MSASTPIHPAPDTPVGRQALALAGVFQAASLVDELARTGQVDQRAWDTLIHATLDTNPENFEAIYGGHPNNLRLGLDTLEGMLGRRQANPVVMRYGFSLLMLMSKLRGNNAMMDDLGQRLTRAQGQAEHFGETHENIIASLGEAYQQTLSTLKTRIVVQGDPSLLQSRMMPERVRACLLAGVRFALLWHQQGGRRWKLLFQRSALKKALDTL, from the coding sequence ATGAGCGCATCCACGCCCATCCACCCGGCTCCCGACACACCGGTCGGGCGCCAGGCCCTGGCCTTGGCCGGCGTCTTCCAGGCCGCCAGCCTGGTCGATGAACTGGCCCGCACCGGGCAGGTCGACCAGCGCGCCTGGGACACCCTGATCCACGCCACCCTGGACACCAACCCCGAAAACTTCGAGGCCATCTACGGCGGGCATCCCAACAACCTGCGCCTGGGGCTCGACACTCTCGAGGGCATGCTCGGACGCCGCCAGGCCAATCCGGTGGTCATGCGTTACGGCTTCTCGCTGCTGATGCTGATGAGCAAGCTGCGTGGCAACAACGCCATGATGGACGACCTCGGGCAGCGCCTGACGCGCGCCCAGGGGCAGGCCGAACATTTCGGCGAGACCCACGAGAACATCATCGCCAGCCTCGGCGAGGCCTATCAGCAGACCCTTTCCACCCTCAAGACACGCATTGTCGTCCAGGGCGATCCTTCCCTGCTGCAAAGCCGCATGATGCCGGAACGCGTGCGCGCCTGCCTGCTGGCAGGCGTCCGCTTCGCCCTGCTCTGGCATCAGCAAGGCGGACGCCGCTGGAAGCTACTCTTCCAGCGCAGCGCCCTGAAGAAAGCTCTCGACACCCTGTAA
- a CDS encoding cupin domain-containing protein, which produces MSPDSPLTMLGGLSAADFLRDYWQQQPLLIRGAFPDIESPLSPDELAGLACEDNIEARLVEEHGPEGPWQVSHGPFDEATFARLPERDWTLLVQAVDHYVPEVAELLERFDFLPRWRLDDIMISYAPPGGSVGPHVDQYDVFLLQASGQRHWQLGGRVPEDAPIIAGVDLRILERFEVQPGQDWVLEPGDMLYLPPGWAHHGVSQSDDCLTFSVGFRAPSADEAITSFADYIGEQLPASHRYADAGMDVPEDPAQLDDAALSRMRALILETLDDPTQLAQWFGRVMTQPKYVDQLVPNETPTEETELVAALQAGETLERSLGSRFAWRALDDQRATLFVDGDGLDCPTGLARELAGTATLDAHLLEHAEAPRVLVHLLDAGSLDWTDPDEE; this is translated from the coding sequence ATGTCACCCGATTCCCCCCTCACGATGCTGGGCGGCCTGTCCGCCGCCGACTTCCTGCGCGACTACTGGCAGCAACAGCCCTTGCTGATCCGCGGCGCCTTTCCCGATATCGAGAGCCCGCTCTCCCCCGACGAGCTGGCCGGGCTGGCCTGCGAGGACAACATCGAGGCGCGCCTGGTCGAGGAACACGGCCCCGAAGGCCCCTGGCAGGTCAGTCACGGCCCCTTCGACGAAGCCACCTTCGCCCGGCTGCCCGAGCGGGACTGGACGCTGCTGGTCCAGGCGGTGGACCACTACGTTCCCGAGGTGGCCGAACTGCTCGAACGCTTCGACTTCCTGCCCCGCTGGCGCCTCGACGACATCATGATCAGCTATGCGCCTCCCGGCGGCAGCGTCGGCCCCCACGTGGATCAGTACGATGTCTTCCTGCTGCAGGCCAGCGGTCAACGCCATTGGCAGCTCGGCGGACGCGTGCCGGAAGACGCCCCGATCATCGCCGGAGTCGACCTGCGCATCCTCGAGCGCTTCGAGGTGCAGCCCGGTCAGGACTGGGTTCTGGAACCCGGCGACATGCTGTATCTCCCGCCGGGCTGGGCGCACCACGGCGTCAGCCAGTCCGATGACTGCTTGACGTTCTCGGTCGGCTTCCGCGCCCCATCGGCGGACGAAGCCATCACCTCCTTTGCCGACTACATCGGCGAACAGCTCCCCGCCTCGCATCGCTACGCCGATGCCGGCATGGACGTCCCCGAGGATCCCGCGCAACTCGACGACGCCGCGCTGTCCCGCATGCGCGCCCTGATCCTCGAGACGCTCGACGATCCCACCCAACTGGCCCAATGGTTCGGCCGGGTCATGACCCAGCCCAAGTATGTCGACCAACTGGTGCCCAACGAGACACCCACCGAAGAAACCGAGCTTGTCGCCGCACTACAAGCCGGCGAGACGCTGGAGCGCAGCCTCGGTTCACGCTTTGCCTGGCGCGCCCTGGACGACCAGCGCGCGACCCTGTTCGTCGATGGCGATGGCCTCGACTGCCCCACCGGGCTGGCCCGGGAACTGGCCGGGACTGCGACGCTCGACGCCCACCTGCTGGAGCATGCCGAGGCCCCACGGGTCCTGGTCCATCTACTGGATGCCGGTAGCCTCGACTGGACCGATCCCGACGAGGAATGA
- a CDS encoding NUDIX domain-containing protein, whose product MSRWHPIVSVATVVERAGCYLMVEEDRGGPHTLFNQPAGHLEPGERIRDGALRELREETAWQVGITDYLGLYIYQAPDGKTFHSHGFHGMALAHLGNELDPAIRAVHWLSLDELETLEREDRMRSPLVMRRIRDAIAERFYPMDTIHER is encoded by the coding sequence ATGAGCCGTTGGCATCCCATCGTCAGCGTAGCCACCGTGGTGGAGCGCGCCGGCTGCTACCTGATGGTCGAAGAAGACCGCGGCGGCCCGCATACCCTCTTCAACCAGCCCGCCGGCCACCTCGAGCCCGGCGAGCGCATCCGCGATGGCGCCCTGCGCGAACTGCGCGAGGAAACCGCCTGGCAGGTAGGCATCACCGACTACCTGGGGCTTTACATCTACCAGGCGCCCGACGGCAAGACCTTCCACAGCCACGGTTTCCACGGCATGGCCCTCGCCCATCTCGGCAACGAGCTCGACCCGGCGATCCGCGCGGTACACTGGCTGTCGCTGGACGAACTGGAAACCCTGGAACGCGAGGACCGCATGCGCAGCCCACTGGTCATGCGGCGCATCCGCGATGCCATCGCTGAACGCTTCTACCCCATGGACACGATTCACGAGCGTTGA
- the purB gene encoding adenylosuccinate lyase, whose amino-acid sequence MSLPLSALTALSPVDGRYGSKADILREHFSEFGLIRARVTVEVRWLQRLAAHPDITEVPALSAEATEVLDTLVRDFSVADAERIKDIERTTNHDVKAVEYFIKECIADTPELHAITEFVHFACTSEDINNLSYGVMLTDGLATLLPVMHRVADEIARLADEHAEQPMLSRTHGQTASPTTLGKEMANVAYRLRRQLKQIESVEILGKINGAVGNYNAHLTTYPEIDWEANARTFVEELGLTFNPYTTQIEPHDYIAELFDAVCRYNTVLIDFDRDVWGYISLGYFKQSTVAGEIGSSTMPHKVNPIDFENSEGNLGLANAILGHLAEKLPISRWQRDLTDSTVLRNLGIGLAYGLIAYQASLKGIGKLEANAARLAEDLDASWEVLAEPIQTVMRRYGIEKPYEKLKELTRGKRIDQAGFAAFIDTLELPAAVKEELKALTPATYIGNASEQARKL is encoded by the coding sequence ATGTCTCTTCCTCTGTCCGCCCTCACCGCCCTTTCCCCCGTCGATGGCCGTTACGGCAGCAAGGCCGATATCCTGCGCGAGCATTTCAGCGAATTCGGCCTGATCCGCGCCCGTGTCACCGTCGAGGTTCGCTGGCTGCAACGCCTCGCCGCCCACCCCGACATCACCGAGGTGCCAGCACTTTCCGCCGAGGCCACCGAGGTGCTGGATACGCTGGTACGTGACTTCTCGGTGGCCGACGCCGAACGCATCAAGGACATCGAGCGCACCACCAACCACGACGTCAAGGCGGTCGAATACTTCATCAAGGAGTGCATCGCCGACACGCCGGAGCTGCACGCCATCACCGAGTTCGTGCACTTCGCCTGCACCAGCGAAGACATCAACAACCTCTCCTACGGCGTGATGCTCACCGACGGCCTGGCCACCCTGCTGCCGGTGATGCACCGGGTCGCCGACGAGATCGCGCGCCTGGCCGACGAGCACGCCGAGCAGCCGATGCTCTCGCGCACCCACGGACAGACGGCCAGCCCCACCACCCTGGGCAAGGAAATGGCCAATGTCGCCTATCGCCTGCGTCGTCAGTTGAAGCAGATCGAGTCGGTGGAGATCCTCGGCAAGATCAACGGTGCGGTGGGCAACTACAACGCTCACCTGACCACCTACCCGGAGATCGACTGGGAGGCCAACGCCCGCACCTTCGTCGAGGAGCTCGGCCTGACCTTCAATCCCTACACTACCCAGATCGAGCCCCACGACTACATCGCCGAGCTGTTCGACGCAGTGTGCCGCTACAACACCGTACTGATCGACTTCGATCGTGATGTCTGGGGTTACATCTCGCTGGGCTACTTCAAGCAGAGCACCGTGGCCGGCGAGATCGGCTCCTCGACCATGCCGCACAAGGTCAACCCCATCGACTTCGAGAACTCCGAAGGTAACCTGGGGCTCGCCAACGCCATCCTCGGCCACCTGGCGGAGAAACTGCCGATCTCCCGCTGGCAGCGCGACCTGACCGATTCCACGGTACTGCGCAACCTGGGCATCGGCCTGGCCTACGGGCTGATCGCCTACCAGGCATCGCTCAAGGGCATCGGCAAGCTCGAGGCCAACGCCGCGCGCCTGGCCGAGGACCTGGACGCCAGCTGGGAAGTCCTGGCCGAGCCGATCCAGACGGTGATGCGCCGCTACGGCATCGAGAAGCCCTACGAGAAACTCAAGGAACTGACCCGCGGCAAGCGCATCGACCAGGCCGGCTTTGCCGCCTTCATCGATACGCTGGAACTCCCCGCCGCGGTGAAGGAAGAACTCAAGGCGTTGACGCCGGCGACCTACATCGGCAACGCCAGCGAACAGGCACGCAAGCTTTGA
- a CDS encoding GNAT family N-acetyltransferase, whose product MTHTLEIREGDWSELGDIAGEIRRVVFIEEQQVPEDEEWDGRDDECRHFLALDAAGKALGTARLLPDGHIGRVAVLEEARGRGVGLALMEAAIASARRRGDATVALSAQTHALAFYERLGFHAHGETFLDAGIPHRNMTLSLHD is encoded by the coding sequence ATGACGCACACACTGGAAATCCGCGAAGGCGACTGGAGCGAGCTCGGTGACATTGCCGGCGAGATTCGCCGAGTGGTGTTCATCGAAGAACAGCAGGTTCCCGAGGACGAGGAATGGGACGGCCGCGATGACGAGTGCCGGCACTTCCTGGCACTCGACGCCGCCGGCAAGGCACTGGGCACCGCACGCCTGTTGCCCGACGGTCATATCGGCCGGGTCGCCGTGCTCGAAGAAGCTCGCGGCCGGGGTGTCGGCCTCGCCCTGATGGAAGCCGCCATCGCTTCGGCACGCCGTCGTGGCGATGCCACGGTGGCGCTGTCCGCCCAGACCCATGCCCTCGCCTTCTACGAACGGCTCGGCTTCCACGCCCATGGAGAAACCTTCCTGGACGCCGGAATTCCGCATCGCAACATGACGTTATCTCTGCACGACTGA
- a CDS encoding outer membrane lipoprotein, with amino-acid sequence MKRLLPVLVLSTLTLAGCANTSPYSGNVYSGNQAKSAQTVTIGTITAMRPVQIQADSRAGGLLGSGGGAIIGGLLGNQIGGGSGRQLATAAGAIGGAVAGTKIEESSNLINATELEIRKNNGEQVVVVQKADQNFQVGQKVRLIGSGRNVSVAPY; translated from the coding sequence ATGAAGCGTCTTCTCCCCGTACTGGTCCTGAGCACCCTGACACTCGCCGGCTGTGCCAACACCTCGCCCTACTCGGGCAACGTCTATTCCGGCAACCAGGCCAAGTCTGCCCAGACCGTCACCATCGGCACCATCACCGCCATGCGCCCGGTGCAGATCCAGGCCGACAGCCGAGCCGGCGGTCTGCTGGGTAGTGGCGGCGGTGCCATCATCGGCGGCCTGCTCGGCAACCAGATCGGCGGCGGTTCCGGACGTCAGCTCGCCACCGCAGCCGGCGCCATCGGCGGTGCCGTGGCCGGCACCAAGATCGAGGAATCTTCCAACCTGATCAATGCCACGGAACTCGAGATCCGCAAGAACAACGGCGAGCAGGTCGTCGTGGTGCAGAAAGCGGACCAGAACTTCCAGGTGGGCCAGAAAGTGCGTCTGATCGGCTCCGGCCGTAACGTCAGCGTCGCGCCCTACTGA
- the mnmA gene encoding tRNA 2-thiouridine(34) synthase MnmA, which translates to MSASNGKVIVGMSGGVDSSVSAQLLLEQGFDVEGLFMKNWDEDDGTEYCTAKEDLADAEAVCAKLGIHLHTANFAAEYWDNVFEHFLAEYQAGRTPNPDILCNREIKFKVFLEYAEMLGADWIATGHYVRRAERDGHARLLKGLDANKDQSYFLHAVPEAAIARSLFPVGELEKSEVRDIAERHGLATARKKDSTGICFIGERRFRDFLRQYLPAQPGTIATPDGDVIGEHMGLMYYTLGQRQGLGIGGLANYSDAPWYVAGKDLERNVLTVVQGKHHPLLYTDSLATEAMDWVAGTPPAREGRYHAKTRYRQDDVPCTMRVAEDDGVEVHFDDPQRAVTPGQSLVLYDGDICLGGGVIRATWNATEAAA; encoded by the coding sequence ATGTCAGCCAGCAACGGCAAGGTCATCGTCGGCATGTCCGGCGGTGTCGACTCCTCCGTATCCGCCCAGTTACTGCTCGAACAGGGCTTCGATGTCGAGGGTCTGTTCATGAAGAACTGGGACGAGGACGACGGCACCGAATACTGCACCGCCAAGGAAGACCTGGCGGATGCCGAGGCCGTGTGCGCCAAGCTCGGCATCCATCTGCATACCGCCAACTTCGCCGCCGAGTACTGGGACAACGTCTTCGAGCATTTCCTCGCCGAGTACCAGGCCGGGCGCACTCCGAACCCGGACATCCTCTGCAACCGCGAAATCAAGTTCAAGGTCTTCCTCGAGTACGCCGAAATGCTCGGCGCCGATTGGATCGCCACCGGTCATTATGTGCGCCGTGCCGAGCGCGACGGCCATGCACGCCTGCTCAAGGGGCTCGACGCCAACAAGGACCAGAGCTATTTCCTGCATGCCGTGCCCGAAGCCGCCATCGCCCGCAGCCTTTTCCCGGTGGGCGAGCTGGAAAAGAGCGAGGTCCGCGACATCGCCGAGCGCCACGGCCTGGCAACGGCGCGCAAGAAGGATTCCACCGGCATCTGCTTCATCGGCGAGCGCCGTTTCCGCGATTTCCTGCGCCAGTACCTGCCCGCCCAGCCGGGCACCATCGCCACGCCGGACGGCGACGTCATCGGCGAGCACATGGGGTTGATGTACTACACCCTCGGGCAACGTCAGGGCCTGGGCATCGGCGGGCTGGCCAACTACTCCGACGCGCCCTGGTACGTGGCCGGCAAGGATCTCGAGCGCAATGTGCTCACCGTGGTGCAGGGCAAGCATCATCCCCTGCTCTACACCGACAGCCTGGCTACCGAGGCCATGGACTGGGTGGCCGGCACGCCTCCCGCGCGTGAAGGGCGCTATCATGCCAAGACCCGCTATCGCCAGGACGACGTGCCCTGCACCATGCGAGTCGCCGAGGATGATGGCGTCGAGGTGCATTTCGACGATCCGCAGCGCGCCGTGACCCCCGGCCAGTCGCTGGTGCTCTATGACGGGGACATCTGCCTCGGCGGCGGTGTGATCCGTGCTACCTGGAATGCCACGGAGGCAGCCGCATGA
- a CDS encoding isocitrate lyase, with translation MAAFNDERQALAQHREAQRGKWDNINPDHAARLRLQNRFRTGLDIARYTAAIMRDDMAAYDADTSRYTQSLGCWHGFIGQQKMISIKKHFGETKGRYLYLSGWMVAAMRSEFGPLPDQSMHEKTSVPALIEELYTFLRQADSWELNHLFRELDAARQAGDELKTKELLGRIDNFETHVVPIIADIDAGFGNAEATYLLAKKMIEAGACCIQIENQVSDEKQCGHQDGKVTVPHEDFIAKLNAVRYAFLELGVEDGVIVARTDSLGAGLTQKIAVSHEPGDLGDQYNAFLDGDEIASADDITNGDVVIKQGGKLVKVKRLASGLYQFKPGTGEDRVVLDCITSLQNGADLLWIETEKPHVGQIKGMVDRIREVCPDAKLVYNNSPSFNWTLNFRQQVFDAWEAEGKDVSAYDRANLMSAEYDETELGRLADEWTQNFQRDGAREAGIFHHLITLPTYHTAALSTDNLARGYFGDEGMLAYVAGVQRREIREGIATVKHQDMAGSNIGDDHKEFFHGEAALKAGGQDNTMNQFG, from the coding sequence ATGGCAGCTTTCAACGACGAACGCCAGGCACTGGCCCAGCACCGCGAGGCCCAGCGCGGCAAATGGGACAACATCAACCCCGATCACGCCGCACGCCTGCGCCTGCAGAACCGCTTTCGCACCGGCCTGGACATCGCACGCTACACCGCCGCCATCATGCGCGACGACATGGCCGCCTATGACGCCGACACCAGCCGTTACACCCAGTCGCTGGGCTGCTGGCACGGTTTCATCGGCCAGCAGAAGATGATCTCCATCAAGAAGCACTTCGGCGAGACCAAGGGGCGCTACCTCTACCTCTCCGGCTGGATGGTCGCCGCCATGCGCTCCGAGTTCGGCCCGCTGCCCGACCAGTCGATGCATGAAAAGACCAGCGTGCCGGCCTTGATCGAGGAGCTCTACACCTTCCTGCGCCAGGCCGACAGCTGGGAGCTCAACCACCTGTTCCGCGAACTCGACGCCGCCCGACAGGCCGGTGACGAGCTGAAAACCAAGGAGCTGCTCGGCAGGATCGACAACTTCGAAACCCATGTGGTGCCGATCATCGCCGATATCGATGCCGGCTTCGGTAACGCCGAGGCCACCTATCTGCTGGCCAAGAAGATGATCGAGGCCGGCGCCTGCTGCATCCAGATCGAGAATCAGGTCTCCGACGAGAAGCAATGCGGCCACCAGGACGGCAAGGTCACCGTGCCCCACGAGGACTTCATCGCCAAGCTCAATGCCGTGCGCTATGCCTTCCTGGAACTCGGCGTGGAGGATGGCGTGATCGTCGCCCGCACCGATTCCCTGGGCGCCGGCCTGACCCAGAAGATCGCCGTCAGCCATGAACCCGGCGACCTGGGCGATCAGTACAATGCCTTCCTCGACGGTGACGAGATCGCCTCCGCAGACGATATCACCAACGGCGATGTGGTCATCAAGCAGGGCGGCAAGCTGGTCAAGGTCAAGCGCCTGGCGTCCGGCCTCTACCAGTTCAAGCCCGGCACCGGCGAGGATCGGGTGGTGTTGGACTGCATCACCAGCCTGCAGAATGGCGCCGACCTGCTGTGGATCGAGACCGAGAAACCCCACGTCGGCCAGATCAAGGGCATGGTGGATCGCATCCGCGAGGTCTGCCCGGACGCCAAGCTGGTCTACAACAACTCGCCGTCCTTCAACTGGACACTGAATTTCCGCCAGCAGGTGTTCGACGCCTGGGAAGCCGAGGGCAAGGACGTCTCCGCCTACGACCGCGCCAACCTGATGAGCGCCGAGTACGATGAGACCGAGCTGGGGCGCCTGGCCGACGAGTGGACACAGAACTTTCAGCGTGACGGCGCCCGCGAGGCCGGCATCTTCCACCATCTCATCACCTTGCCGACCTACCACACCGCCGCCCTGTCGACCGACAACCTGGCGCGCGGCTACTTCGGCGACGAGGGCATGCTGGCCTATGTGGCAGGCGTGCAGCGCCGCGAGATTCGCGAGGGCATCGCCACGGTCAAGCACCAGGACATGGCCGGCTCCAATATCGGCGACGACCACAAGGAATTCTTCCACGGCGAGGCCGCTCTCAAGGCCGGTGGCCAGGACAACACCATGAACCAGTTCGGTTGA